The DNA segment TTTTTGAGGTTGTGATTTACCTAGGCGCATTTGGGGGTCTCGGTTCTGCTCGCTCTGCCCTGCTGTGGGCGCCTTCTGCCATGTCATCTTTGAAGCTCCTCGTTATATCAGCTCCGTCCTTGTGTGATAGCGGGCTTCCACTATCGTCTCCCCTTCAACGCTTGATCGACGACCCATCCATACTTCTCCGCTTCCTTTTTCAGTCCAGGTAGCCGCTGCTTGAACTCCTTCTTATCGTACTCCTGGATTTTGCTGGCTCCTACGTGCTGCACATGGAGTCTGATCGCTTTTGTTTTGACGAGCTGGGCTAATTCCTGTAGTATTGCGATGCCCTGCTGTTTCCTGGCGACCaactcttcggcttcagcGAGGGGTATGAGCTGTCTGTCGTTTGTGTGGCGACCTATCCAGCGATCGGTGGCCAGGCCATGTTCGAGAATGAGAAGGAGATTGGACAGGTTGTTGGCTTTGAGCAGGGCGTGGACACAGAATGTGATTGCCGACAGCAGTCGGTCGCGGGCTGTGGGTAAGACGACACCAAGGCGCGAAGCAGGCGATGTAAGATCTAAGATTGCGCCTTCGACTGGTTGAAGTCAGCTTGGATCTGCCTATGGTCGAAAAATTCGTGGCTTACGGTAGTCTTCTTGCATGCCTCGGTGCCTGCTCACAAAAGAAAGAGCTGGTCAGTATGACTATACAGCCGTGTAATCATTCTGTCTCGAAGGGTACTAACCATAATGGTACGTGGATTTCGAGACTTCGCAGGTAACCGACGTTCCGCGACCCGATCGTGGCCAGGAAAGATTCCAGTTGCATCCAAGCACAGGTGGGCCAAGGGAATCTGAATTTGTTTCCTCCATATAGCGCCTCGGCTGCCATCTTGTGAACCGATCTCGATACCCTCAAAAGGCCTGTAGTAAGTCCGCGACATGGCCCTCGCAGTCCACGAGTTTTGTTTCCTCGAAGCTCGAGGGCATCCCGGAAGGGGCCACAGTCATTCTGCATTGTTTGTACTTCGTGAATCAATTCTGGCCAGTTCTGTGGGACAGTGTAGCTCTTTTGGTCTTCTGCACGTAGTGTTTCCGTAGCACTTGGAACTCTACTGTGGCCATGCACAAAGGAACGTAACCATGTGAAGTCGATGAGGATCGCCTCGTCTTTGACGAGCAAGTAGAATACGATACGAGTCTTGATTGTGTCCGGTAGGTCCTGGAATCGGAATGGCTTGATGGGTTTCTGGCTTGTGGTTTGTCCCCTGTGGTTACGTCTCTGCCCAAAATCGATCTCGTGAACGTGTAACCCCGGTGTTGCCTTCATTCGGTCCTGTTCGTGATGGGTGCGCGTAGACCGGGAATCGTACGCAGCAGATGCGAAGCCAGGCGCTCTACTGGGTGGTCGATTGCCAGCCGGAGGGACATAGCGGTCAACGTCCACAACACGTTCCCTGCGCCGAGCTTCCACCAAAGCCTCGTAAGGAAAGTCGTTCTCTCGCGGATCAAATTGACGTCGTACTACCTGTGGTATGTTCGGCGCCTGGTGAGGAGAAGCGGAGAACTGCTTGTGTCTCTTGCTTGGGGATGTCCCGCCCAGCGGCGTCGCCGTTGTGCCCGTCGAACTCGAGGAACTCCAGGCACTCCAGTGGTGCACATCGGTCGCGGGCGATGAAGTCCTCGAAAGCTTCGCTCGCTTGATTGGAGGCTCTCCTTCCATGTCCTGCGGCCGTGCCTTCCTCATCGGGGATCCTGAATCTGCTCTCGCGGAGTGGCGGCGCGCATCTGCAGCGGCGCCTTCAATCAATTCGCTCAAGGCGAGCTGAAATCCGTCGTCCGATTCCGCCATGTGAGCGGACAGTCGAGTCTGACTGTGTTGAAGTTTGTCAGTTGAGACGGAGAAACCAGGTGGGAGAGGAGTGTTGTTTGAAGCAAACGAGAGCGGAGCATTGAGGTAGACGTGCATATTTTATGCACGAAGCCGCGCAACAAGTCGATTTTGCTAACGCAAACGCATCTCATTCATCTTTCAACTGACATCGCTGTGTCCGCCATGAGTAGAATTCCAGAGCGCTCACTTCTCGGAGGGATGCGTTACTTGCAACCTGCCCTGCCTTGCCCTCGCTCTCCTCGAGCTGCATCTCACGCCTGTTTCAGCTGACATGTCCTGCCTGTCCCATTTGACGTTTCTTCTGCTCGACCGAGCTACGACTGTTTTGTCGCGCGTAGCACCCTCACCATGTCCTCCCAACATACAGTATCCTCCCCCTCCCCTGCTCCTGCCGCTCGCATGCACTTCTCAATCACTGATGCCGAGCTTCCTGGCTCGTCTTATACCATCTTACTTTGAGTGGAGTTTAATCAAAAGTCTTTCCCCGTATCATGCCTCTTTCCTTCCCTTTCCTTCAAGAATTCGCGTCAATCTCCGCCCAAATCTTCTCCATATGctgtcgcttcttcttggccacTTCGCGGTTATGCGCCGTTCGATCGAGTCGCGCAGCTCGTAGACACTTGTTCACCTCGGTTTTCGCATTCGTGCACATGCCCATCGACTTCCAGAGGAATCCTCGGGCATGGCATTCTTCGAGGGCCGTCATGAGCTCCTCACAGCCTGCTTCCTGTCAGACATGCGTGTGAACGCGAGTGCTATGGTGTGAACTCACCATTCTGATCTTCGCGATGCAAGTGAGGATGCATGATGATGTGCGTAGTTGTGTCAATGCTGTTGTCGTGAAGTGCGAAGGCGAATGGTTCTAGAATGCAGGATGTCATGGACCTGATGCTGGGGAAATTTGTTAGTCAGCAAAGTTCCTTCGGTCGATGTTCACTCACATTCGGACGAATCACCACAAGCACATTTGATCAGAACTATCAACATGTCTCAACAGCAGATAtctgcgaagaagcagcaaggTATTTTGTTCGAGTCGCGATCCATGCGAAGGCATGTCTACTGATCATTGTCACAGAGCTGCAAGTCCAATATTCAAATTACAAGGAAACGCTCCAAGCCATCGCACAGAAAATCGGCGACGTCGAGCAAGAAACCGAAGAACACAAGTGAGTGCGCTCTCCGTTCCGAACAGCACTTCGACAGCCCATTGTTGCGGTGAAGAGCACTATCCGGACCATTTCGCCTACAATCCGACTTATTCATGGTGGCTCACGGGAGGCCAAACCTTCTTTCACCGCCATCCATGTATCTTTCTGAAGATCACCTTTCCCAGCCTCCTCGGTGTACGCGAACGAGGCCACCGCTATAAATGTCGTATGAAGTGTATATCTATAGCAGCGGGAGTGGCTCACGTCGCTTAGCGCTTCGCAACGCTTGCGCAGCAGCGCGGCTATGGCATATGCAGGGCTCTCGAGTGACAGATGATGCTGACAGCTCGGTGTAGGTTGGTGCTAGAGACATTGACGCCATTGTCTGGTGATCGCAAGTGTTTCCGGATGATCAATGGCGTTCTTACCGAGAGGACTGTGAAGGATGTTTTGCCTGCTCTTCAGACGAACGCGGATGGTTTGAAGAAGGTGCTGGACGATCTTGTGAAACAGTATACGAATAAGCAGAcggagatggagaagtggAAGGTAAGATCTTGCAGTGAGTGATCTCGTTGACACGTGCTAAGTCTGGAGCAGAAAAAGAACAATATCCAGGTCGTGCAGCAATGAACAAAGTGAATATCGTTGTGCTTCGAGCAAATGGGACTGCGCTCATCTAAGTTTCAGTGCGTGGAAGAACTCAGAATACCAGACAGTGTAACAGAAAGTGGTGTCTGAGGCTCTGGTCTTCCCGGCAGATGCTCAGGGTCAGCATGATGCAGGCAGTGACCGCAACCTGCTCGCTCTCTGCACCTACACACCGTTGGACGTCATCATCTCGGCACGACCAGATCTTTGGAAGTAGGCCACGACATCGATGAATCACTTGACGATCACGAACGGAGAAGATTGCAGTGCCCCGAGGTGCATCTGCTCGGCAGTCACCAGATAGCACATTCGGGCCGGTGCAAGCATGTTGTTCGGCGAACATCATGAGCCGAGTTCTGAAGAACCTACTTTGATAGATGCGCTGTAAAAGGAGACCCTCCGTCAAGGTAATTGCCAACCGAGCGATCCATCTCACTGTCTTGTTTCTCCCCACTTCTAGACTCCATGTTATGGTGGGCCGTCACCCAACCTGTTTATCACGTGACGATTGAAGCATGTCTCCAGGTACCTGTTTATCTGATGCGCTGTCAACACGAGCTGCACAATGACATGCCCCGGCGTGGAGTCGGTAATGTCCCccaccatcttctccaagtccAGACACCCAGAACATGGCAGAAAGCCAGGGCTTGCCAGTTTGGtgggaaggaggaagaggcttGCAAGCAGCCTTATGCACAATGCGCTGGCCCGGTCCTTTAGCTGTGCGAGCAGATCCAATACTCGCAGCCGGAGCATGAAATCCATCATTGATTGGCCTCAAATCTCCAGCAGATGCTGTCAGGGACCGCCTTGCGATTACTGGTCACTCCAACGTCAGGCTTTTGCCCATTGTGTCGTGAAGAGAAAGGGCGATGTCGCAGGTAGATGTGTGGTATCGTCAACACTCGCTGAGCTCGTCTGGTCTGCGCCGCCGGCCATGGCTACGATGCCAACACATAGCTGCACGCTAGGTAAAGGATGCAACAGTTGGGATTCTGAGGATCACAGAGTAGTGAAGCTCCTCGTCCGAGCCATGACAACATTACTCCGCCGCGACTTGGGCGCTCATGCATGACATCGTGAACACGCGGGATTTCAGGTGCTTTGAGGACCGCAGCAGGACCCGCGTCGCCCGAAACTGCGCAGAAGCCGGGAGGTGTCGCGCATGGGACAGCATGGCCTGTCTTGCGGATGCACGTGTGTCGAGTCGTCGGCGCACGCGAGCGCTGTGAAGAGATGAAGTTGAGCGGGTGCACGTCTGTCACTGCCGATGTGAACAGCTCGATGCGGTTCGGCGGCCGCCATTGGCCAGCGAGGGAAACTGCCAGCCGCAATCCGCTCCCGCCCTCTCAGACCTCCGCTCGGTTCAAAAGGCAAGCTCTTCGCATTTTCTCGAATTGTTCATTGGCTCCTTGTCAAACTGCTGCATACAGGCCTCCGAACGAACGACACTAAGGACCCGCAGGTGCGCCGCTACACGCGCTCCTCACGTACGACATCGCGAACACGTCGGACAGCGCCCACCCCACCCCAGCCAGACCGCCGCAGGGCTTGCGCCAACTCGCATCAATCGGCCGTTCGTCAGCCGAGTTGTTGTCATTCCAATCCAAGCAGCGGGCGCTCCGTCAGCcggcgcagcagcatcaccGCACAGCGCATCCGTTGGGCTCTTGTCGAGGGACGTTGTAGCTAGCTGGCTGCCCGTGTGGCG comes from the Cercospora beticola chromosome 4, complete sequence genome and includes:
- a CDS encoding uncharacterized protein (BUSCO:EOG09265BAK) produces the protein MSQQQISAKKQQELQVQYSNYKETLQAIAQKIGDVEQETEEHKLVLETLTPLSGDRKCFRMINGVLTERTVKDVLPALQTNADGLKKVLDDLVKQYTNKQTEMEKWKKKNNIQVVQQ